The genomic window TTGAAAAGGACAAATACATACCTGTGGATTCCTATATTAGGATTTGGTTTTTCATAACTTGTCAGCTCTTTGCCTGTATACACAAAATTAGAGAGCAAAAACaatgtaagggtcaatttcttCCTCAATTTTTTCAACAACTCTATGATTAAAATACCTGTGAAGtacaatatttctttttttagtatatcAACAAATCTATGTAACCTACCAAATGTGGAATCTGTGGTCCCTGGAATGTCGGTCACCATCCTGCAAAAGGACATTTAACTAAATATGAATATTCTTAATTAATAGTATATTTGGAAAATCTTATGTTAGTATATTCTAATGATTCGAATGTACCAATACATTATGTCGataaatttataagtaaatgaatatattttgaaaaaaactttttattcgtcatttaaaaaattataataactgaatattattaattaaaactgtcaaaaaataaattttgatatttttttaatttgtattggtCATTATagtgaatattaaaaaaaattattaaaaaatctaAGAATTAGTGTAATGtttataaacaacaaaattatgttttttcttgTGAAATTATTATCTCTAAAATACAATAGTCGACAAATATagtatttttagtatttttttaatctactAGAATTATTAGAATTGTATTGTTAAAGgcatatgttaatatttttcaaacCAGAAAAATCACTACATTTAATGTAGTAATGAGGGGTTTGGATAGTACATTATAtgttctgggttcgatccccagctcattataaacaaaaaaaaccaaaaatatatatggaGATGAATGAAGAAATGATATCTAATTTTGGATGGTACTCACTCACAACAAGTTGCTTTAATGAGCGTGCTGTATATTCCTGCTctgaatagtttttttttttattactcttTTGgttcatataatatttttttacaaaaataataataatattcattcattcaaactagTAAAATATATACAAGGTCTTAGACTCGATTCTCATTAATaatattgtaaaccaaaaaactAGTAGAGGATGTGATTGGATAATCTCCCGTGTAATTTGCACAGGAGTGATTAATGTTTACATTTTAGCCTTTTATCCCTTTTTTTATACTATGTATATTGTACACAAAAAAAACTAGTGGTTGAGATTTCACTGAAACCAAcaatggagaggatcctctcTTAGTAAAATATATCAATCGAAATTATTACATATTCAAGTTCGATAAAAACTACAAATAATGAATCTCCAAGTAGACTCACAACACCCGATCGTGAGTGAATTGAATAAAATGATCTAATGtctacaaatatataaataaccTACCATTGATATGacaaaaatcatattatttagcatgacccttatttaATATAGTACTTGTTAAGCGAAGCtcatattataaatatgaatgaACGTTTAAATTCTTGATCATACCAACTAATTATTTATTCTTAAAGCAATTACGATTGGCAAGTAGCTAATTTAGTTTCAGTTATAAAACCTAGGATTAGTAGTGACTTATTCCTTAAAATCAATTCAATATTGGCTAGataaagaaaaacattaaacataaaattaacaGAATACCTAtcagtttttattaaataaattaaataaaaatacttgTAGTAACATGATCCAGATAGTTTCAAACACATTCATACAATTTATAATATGATGAAATTAGCTACTCTTAATAATAACAACTGACATAACAAAAAAGATTTGAAAGCTATACATTAATAAAAGATGAATAACACGCTTGAATGATAATTCCAGTGGCGAAATTTTTCGAATTCTGCTCTATGGGGTGGTTGGGAcatatttttctctttataaAAGGATAATGCTGCATATAGCGAAAACAATCATCACGAATTTCTCACGAACAAATTTAATTGGTATTAATTGCTCTACTACACGGTTGTTTTTGCctattcctttttcttttttgccttttatttttttcttttcatattctGTATGTTGCTCTATAGCTAAATTACTAATGCTCCTTtcactattataaacaaaaaaaattactttttaggtttattgaaaaactaatatatctaACCTATATTATAGGTTAAATACTTCAGTTTTCactgaccaaaataaaaatagctttagcaaataaaaataaaaagaacttatacaaataaacaAACATTTGTGTTAATTCATACGTTTTCACCGacaaaaaattgtatctttatacaTTGTTTTATCAAATTACGAAACCAATATTCATTcaagatttaaatttattttaaaacaaattaatataaaaatacaacatATATTGAATTTTAACTATAAATATCAGTACCTGACCAAACTCTAAAGTACCAAAGtattcatattttattaattacctAATATGTTACTAATAGGGTCCAATAGTCTGTCCAAAAAATATAGAGTCCAAAGTTCTGAACAAAATAATGCTTGCTTGTGCCAATTCGTGACAATTCGCTATAAACAAATTCGCTGCATATAGCAGCTAAAATGATGAACGCATGAAACACGCTTTTTCCTGACAGTTTCTTGTGTTGGCACAGTGCATATCGCGACACGATTTGACAATAAATTTGGCCTATTTTCTACTTTGTCTTCAAACTCTATGTGATGTCATTTTCTTTGTAGAATATTGTCTTTGACCATATAAGGGATAGTGCAGTCAGGAATTCACCGACTGCAGTGCAGTCGGTCACAtctagactgtctgatcaagatcagacggtcCAAATTTTAAGATCagattttatatttgaaatttgatcttAAAGTATgaaccgtctgatcttgatcagacggtccAGATTTACTGACTGCATGCAATCGACTTCACTGAATCCAAATCCCCATATAAGACACctaaaaactaactaaaatactataaaaaaaagtactacTATTAAAAACATAGCATGACGAAATGTCATGACAAGCCCAAACTTAAACAGTTACTTATTCTTAAGTAACATGCTTgtcaaacaaaatcttcatccGATAATGGAATCACCGGCCTTCACTTCACTGATCATGCCCAATCAACACTCCAACCCCTAGGACTTCAATCAGATTTAGTCTAACGGATATTCACAAAACGGATATTCACAAGATGTCTCAACTCAACTTTTTCTCTCACTCACAAATTTTCACTCGATTATTTGAAAAGGGTATTCTCTCAATCAACATGTAATTGCCTTTATCATGGGTTTGAAAGCATTCTATACAGCTGATCAAAGTTCAAACAAAAACACGtgttttagagatttttaagGGTTATAATTTGGCTTAGGTAAAAGTCACATATTTTTGAAAAAGTAGCCTTGTATATGGAGTTAGGTATCCACTACTCTTCCTTCTTAATGATATTAATTATTCGGGGACAATTTACAAATTTTAGAAGATTGTAAAAGAACataacaaacctaactaaataaaaataaaaaatctacctaaaatataataaaaataaatctaactataaaataataaaggcttaaatgtagttttgatccccctattttaaattttttgaagttttggtccccctatttcaaaaaccaacttttcAATCTCCCTATTTTAAATTGTTTGTACTTTTGGTCTCCCACTtcattttgagtcaattttcaTGATGTGTCAGATGTCACTTGGACACTACAATTACATGTgacattattgtttattttattttaatatatcataataaaatattaaataaattaattaaaagagattaatCCCAAAAATCCCTAATTTTTCCAGAATTCTTCACCATCATAGTTGTGTTCATCCTCTCATCTCCAAATCCAAATTTATTCAACTACATCACCAACCCAACCAAAATCATTCTCTATTTCTTCCACTTAACTCCTCGTAACCAAAAATCTCACTAATGTGAACAAGAAATTTTTCCATGTTTTTCAATTAGGAAATTGTTCCTTGTTTCCCTATAACTTTCCTCAGAGCATAACTCTAGACCTAAAGGGAAACCAACTCAACAAAGCATTCCCTAATTCATTAAGCCAGCTTAAGCATGTTGAAGTTGTAGATCTCAACAACACCTTTACTAGTTTGTCTCATCTGCTAAAATAAAAGTTCCTAAAAGAATCACaactaacatatatataaatcataGTCAAAGGAATGACATCAATTATTTCAGCACCATACCAATTAATTCAGCAACAACTTCATTATAAGGGGGTAGAGAAAGCGGTACAAAGAGTGATTTTGGCGGCGGCGGTGGTGGTGatgataaataatgttgaaGAAGTCTGAATTTTGAAGATGGAATGAGAAAGAAATATAGATTTGAGATGAGATGATGATCGCAGATGAAAAAATATGGGAAAATTATGGATTTTTGGGattaatctcttttaatttatttatttaatattttattaattaaaataaattttaataatatgatttattgaaataaaataaataataatgccACATGTAATTGTAGTGTCCATGTGTCATCTGCCACATCAtgaaaattgactcaaaatgaagtgggggatcaaaagtacaaaaaaaactaaaatagggagactgaaaaattgatttttgaaataaggggaccaaaacttcaaaagattaaaaataaggAGAtcaaaaattactaaaaaaattctCCTAGGTCAAGAATAAATGACAAATTCTAGAAAATGAACAATTACATGAATCCTCTCCTAAGATATAGAAAGAAAAGTTAtaccataaaaatatttaagcTCAAATTCCTTACTAGTACACCTCACAAAAAGTGTATATTCAATTCATGAAGAGATtactcaaaagtcaaaacaagtTGCTTGAGTGTACCAAAAACCAGCGTTATTATCACCATTGAAACGGGATAAAGAAACATTAAACACCAAACCAAAGATATACCAAATGAAACACAAGTGATAAAAACTAAGacctagaaagaaaaaaatggtgTAATAACAACACCAAAAGCTACAATTATTTGAAACCAAACTAACATCAACAGCAGAATTTACATGTCCATGCATCTAAATTTCATTAACTTCAATGTTTGGTTCCCTTAATTCCACAAACACTAAACTAAATCTAAATTAACCTCAACTAGCCAAAGCTATTATTTCAAACATAGCCACAAAATGATGATAAACATGTGATTGTAGCTAGCTAGGTAGGAGGGATCTTAATTCCTAACGTCTCCTTTGAGCAGTTGCCCTTCTAGCATTGAAAAAAGCAGCAGCAACAGGGACACCAAGGTAATTTTGAGCAGAGAAAGTTCGTGTGTTGAAGTGATCTCTTGAAAAAGGAGGAGTAATTGAGTGCTTCTTCCCCTTTTCTTGCTTGAAAAGGACAAATACATACCTGTGGATTCCTATATTAGGCTTTGGTTTTTCATAACTTGTCAGCTCTTTGCCTGTGTGTACACAAAATTAGAGAGCAAAAACAATGTAGGGTCAATTTCTTCCTCAATTTTTTCAACAACTCTATGATTAAAATACCTGTGGAGTACAgtatttttttgggtaaatgatcatttaccccctgcaaaataagcaaatttttatTTACCCCTTTaagcagattttttttctgtttacccccagCAAAacatagattcactcattttgccccccgtgtgtacaacaggacatgtgaatgtgcaaatctgttgacatggcttgtacacgtggaaaaaataattaatatttattttttatattccatgtcagataatattttttttttttaaaaattcctacaaaataaaaaaaacgtattttcttttttttttccccaaaaaaaccctacaaataatttttttttcctacaaatttttttaaaaaaattcctgcaaaaaaaataatttttttttcctacaaagaattttaaaaaatttccaacaaaaaaaaaatgaattttcttattttgctcccaaaataaatatttactccaaaataaagtttattttcaaaataaaaattttaaagatttattttcaaatctttttgaattaaaaaaaacatgatctttattttttaaaaacacaacattatttttttgttaatctctttgaattaaaaaaaatagaaaaagaagttttattcgtgttttcctcttataccaaaatcattttccctagaactagaaaaatagaaggaagCACAAGACAATAACGAAGTAGAAGACGATTTCGGTGATTGAAAAAGACGACGAAGAATATgatcacgacggtggaagcaaaccggtgaagattctgtttttttttaaatcaaaaagatttgaaaataaatttttaaaatctttattttgaaaataaactttatttaggagaaaaatatgaaaattcgtttttttattttaggaaaaaaataataattttgtacgaaaaaaaactatttgtaggaattttttaaaattttgtagggaatttttttttatttgtaggattttcttttaattttggaaaaaaaattcgttttattaattttgtaggaaaaaaaatttaactttttttttgaaaaaaatattatctgacgtggaatttaaaaataaatataaatgttttttttccacgtgtacaagccacatcagcaaatttgcacaatcacatgtcctgttgtacacacagggggcaaaatgagtgaatctatttttttgtAGGGggataaacagaaaaaaaaatctgcataggggggtaaacgaaaatttgcttattttacgagagggtaaatgatcatttaccctattttttttttagtatatcaACAAATCTATGTAATGTAACCTACCAAATGTGGAATCTGTGGTCCCTGGAATGTCGGTCACCATCCTGCAAAAGGACATTTAACTAAATATGAATATTCTTAATTAATTGGAAAATCTTATGTTAGTATATTCTAATGATTCGAATGTACACCAATACATTATGTCGataaatttataagtaaatgaatatattttgaaaaaaactttttattcgtcatttaaaaaattataataactgaatattattaattaaaactgtcaaaaaataaattttgatatttttttaatttgtattggtCATTATagtgaatattaaaaaaaattattaaaaaatctaAGAATTAGTGTAATGcttataaacaacaaaattatgttttttcttgtgaaattattatctctaaaatacaatagtcgacaaataattttttgactcataaaataatttgttaatttattaatttaatgatttttcttttttggcaatattaatttaatgatttttttttcttttttgacaatattaatttaatgattttatataccagtatatttaaattttcaaatgtaCAATAGAAGCTCGCTTAATATTTTCTTGTaagttttcttatttttatatttttttcgtttttatgaatggttattacttattactagtttttattttattttttatatagatgCTGGTTATTACTAGTTAGAATATGCAGAGAGGTTGTCGATAGATATTTGACCAAATAGAATTATCCACTTCTTATGCAACATATCAATAAAATACCCCTAAAGGAGATTATGTTAAGCAGGGTAAAAAGGGTTTCCCATTCGAGATGAGGAATTCAAACTAATAgttccacaatttttttttgtacatgtgATTGCCTGATAATGAACGaagaatattaatatattatatttctttttgaagcaatgttatatatttttttgatataatatatattaattaggtttttaaaaaaatattacacctttcaatttttatttaggGACTAATATATCAAATACTAATAGTTATtttttaggagaatgttaatttgtgaccttaagacacatgttaaggaagcaaaaatagaaattattaaatgctaatttgtgcattttgacttttgtagcattaaatttttttatatcattaaatgttaaatttctattttagtaTATCTTAacgggcacatgttaacaagacccaataATCAAATAGGAGGACCGGACTGTTTAGTCGAAACGTCTTAAAAAGTtgtaaaagaaatattttacGACATGTGTAGAAATATTTCAAGACATGTGTAGAATATTTAGAACAGAATAAAGATATGGAGGTCccgtccaaaaaaaaaaatatggggataacaatggtaacaaaaaaaaaaagtcatcatCACATTCATGACCAACCCTGTTATCCAAGATTCTAAAATAGTTATTAACAATTATCATACCTAGCTCTTATATTCAAGCACTATCCAATATACTGCTTTGAACTTTATTGGAGATATGACCCTAAGTTTCCAGATTAATATACCCATCAACGTTTTTtctaatcttttatattataagcttgtatatacaaacaaactctaaaccctaatttgtttcccctgttttccctccattttatcttgcaatttttattaaaaaataatacaattttgtcttaactagaattcgaacccgcaacccttcaatgaaaggcaatatttccaaccattatggcaagtataccaattgtgattaaaattatgtgcaataattgataaacaccatcaattttaaaagtatatcatatcaaaattattgttgactatattattcatcacgaaatatttttatgtctttcctgatcaatgattttttttttctaccggatcataaatttagagaataattatcatgtgagatttggaaagttttttttttttgacgcaaagatttggaaagttattattacgtgtaatttggaaagttattatcaaactcaattctactaaatcaatttttttttgcaacacaatcatagtcatgtcactaatcacattcattattttgtttttaatattgcagatttaatattaaccgatgatcaattgatataatatgcactagcagatcaattgtgatttaaattatgtccacaaagtgttaagctccatcaactttcataggaaagatttcatacgacaattaagcaccatcaattttcattgcacaatttaaacaattaaaaactgataatctcttatattataagcttgctaacataagctaaccctaaaccaaatttttttcccctcattttctctttctttttattgcagctttatattaaaaatatacagatttatcatcgaacctgcatctcttacttacaataaaacctttcaaccgctaaaacatgtgcttcaattatgaaaaaaatttaggaatcctaatatgttaaccctgttttcaataaatttgaacggcggaattaatcacaatttttatttatttatggatgtctacttaagtttatgttcttgattacgtctttaatttttttttaacctttaattatcaacaattttttaacctttagttatcaacaattttttttaataagtaaacaaaacgatggggttcaaaaattatttaaaaaatatataaaatataaaataagcacataaacaaatatagaataattagtccatgaaattccctatactactcttattgaaaatgctcttagaatttttgtattttattttttattgttacatattatacctaattagacccatgcaccgcatgggtcaaagttctagtttacCGATAATTTAGAAGTATTTATCCATCAATTAATGAGAATAAATTATATacatgtgaaataaaaattagttataAGTTAGTTATGAgtatcatatataaatatactTACGTGGCTTATTCTTATTAATCGTTGGACAAATACCATCAAATTATCAAAGGGTAAAACATGTGTCACCATAGAtcaaaggcaaaattacactacaaggcctttatcttatttttttgtaacactttggtcctttatctttttttgtaacactttggtcctttatcttttatttgtaacactttagtcctttattttttttatttgtaacactttagttccttttttgtaacagtttggtcctttattttttttttgtaacactttggtccttatataaaataaggaccaaagtgttacaaaaaaaaaagataaaggaccaaattgttacaaaaaaaagataaaggaccaaactgttacaaaaaaataagataaaggacctgtagtgtaattttgcctagaTCAAATTACCAAAACACTAATAATCATGGTCAAACCCTTTCCATTCCTTACTCCAATGAAATAAACATCAAGTTTCATAAAAGTTGTTTGAtctaaatatagttctagtagTTATTTTATCACACTTGCCAATTTGGTTCTTCTATTTTCAAATTCATGATTTTAGtcccatattttttttcaaatatttgttcCTTTTCTCCACCATACATGTTGAGGCCTGATTTTAATAATTTGGTAAGTGAGACGTTTTTtgtgaaaattcaattttattataatattggTAAGAAATTTTCACGGCCGTTTGCGATTGTGATGACTAATTTCTGTTAGAGAATCTGAGATACACAAGGTCGATTCTCTCCTTTTAACCGAGATTTTTTCCATATAAATGAGTTAATAATCGAACCTCTAACCATATATTTAAGAAGACGAAGACCCTTACAACTTGAATTAATTATTGTTGGTTCTATCTAACCAGTTTATCTATTATCTAACAATTTATTCATTAATCTATATCACAATAACAATGAGATTGATGTAAAATATGGTCTACATGGATTCTCAcctaaaatcattaaaaaaatatttttaaaaacattttgacacataaaaaaaaatttagtggcCAAATTAGTGgacttaaaaatagaaaaatcaaaatcataaataaaGCTAAATGGGAGGGccaaaactttattttaacCAAATTGTTTTCTAGAAAAATCATTTGAGCAAGTtttctaacaaataaaaatatttgtctcattttgtcaaaaaaaaaaaatatttgtctcatgcagtcaaaaaaataattatttgtctCATAAtgaatacaatattttttatgcaaaaaattATCTAAATAGTACtatagtcaaaaaaaaaaaaaattaaataccaGTGCAAGTGTTCTTTCATATAACGATCACTTGGGCCAGGAACATCCGGATCTATCATGATCTGTAGGAAAAGAAgagataattaattttttttttctattaatcTGTAGGAACATCACATGGAACATATacatctggaaaaaaaaaattatgccaactaaaaatacacttttaaataaaaattacgtgtaatttttttctcttatatatgaaaaaaaaaaaaaaaatttagaaatgtTAGTTGAAAAAAGTCCAACccttaaaaaaagagaaaaaataattttttttacccaatatatataaatatataatatattaccAGTGTAAAGAGGGACCTCATGTCCCCTCCTCCAATCTGAATCCTTGGCTTGGTGGCAACTGTAGAAGGAAAGGGTACTTCATATCCATTAAAGATTTCTTTGTTGTTGTAAGTTACGGTCATTTTTATGGTTGGGGTGAAATCATCAATAACATCTCCTATCACTCCCCCAATAATTAGAGGATCTGAAGTGATACTTCCCATTGtaagcaaaatatattttaataaaggaATAACAGAAAATGTACGAATACAATACAACAATTATTAGTGATGAATACTAGTAAGATGTGGAAAATGAGTACGAAGTATGAACTATATATAGCAAGCTACGTATTTATAAGTCTCTTGAGATAAAATTTCTTACTTGCAGTGAAAAATAAAGGAATTTCTACCGCCGTGAAAATGGGTCGGACTATTGGGCCGATCCATTACTCATGTATAGGTTAGGTCTCAAAAAAGTTCGAATTAAACAATTGGATCTTTTTGGGCTGGTTCACCACGCCTATATTTTTTATGGGCTGTGTTGGGTCGGTCCGTCGGATTTGTGGACTGGCCCactaaaaaactaatttttttttatataaaaaaacaaaaaataattttatttttgatgatcaattttataaaagaaagcTTAAAGTGAAGTAACTTAAACTTAAGTGACTTTTAAATTAGACAAAAGACATGTCCAGAAACAAAGAAATCTCTCTCTAGTCTCTTCAGTTATGACTTCTGCTTCTCTCTAACAAAGTCACTTTTTCAAAGACTCACTTCTTCGAAGAAGACGACTATAAGATCAACTTTCACATTTTCGGATAGAGGTTAGATGTTTTCTCCATAGCACTGCTTTGTTTTCCTCGGATTTGAAGTTGAATAGTGTTCGATTTCCTCACCTTGCAATAATGGCTTGTAAAATTTTAAGCATTCCAATCACAAGTGGCTTATAAATCTTCACCTAGTATAGAAATTGCTTGCTCTCTGACACTCTGTGCATGCAAGCTCTCTTTTGTACACTTAATTGGTTGTATGAATTTGACGAAATTGGACCTTCTTGTAAGTTTAATTAATAATCCTTCTTGTAAGCTCTCTGACTTGTCATGTATTATGAATGTAGATATACCAGAAATAGAGGAAATACAATTGTATACAAAATCAAGTGTAAAAGAGACTTAGGCCGAGAAGTTACctaatttata from Trifolium pratense cultivar HEN17-A07 linkage group LG1, ARS_RC_1.1, whole genome shotgun sequence includes these protein-coding regions:
- the LOC123895883 gene encoding CEN-like protein 4 translates to MYWMVTDIPGTTDSTFGRLHRFVDILKKEILYFTGKELTSYEKPNPNIGIHRYVFVLFKQEKGKKHSITPPFSRDHFNTRTFSAQNYLGVPVAAAFFNARRATAQRRR
- the LOC123903225 gene encoding CEN-like protein 4; translation: MGSITSDPLIIGGVIGDVIDDFTPTIKMTVTYNNKEIFNGYEVPFPSTVATKPRIQIGGGDMRSLFTLIMIDPDVPGPSDRYMKEHLHWMVTDIPGTTDSTFGKELTSYEKPKPNIGIHRYVFVLFKQEKGKKHSITPPFSRDHFNTRTFSAQNYLGVPVAAAFFNARRATAQRRR